In Candidatus Defluviibacterium haderslevense, the following are encoded in one genomic region:
- a CDS encoding 30S ribosomal protein S12 — MPTINQLIRKGREKVVNKSKSRALQSNPQKRGVCTRVYTTTPKKPNSALRKVAKVRLTNGTEVICYIPGEGHNLQEHSIVLVRGGRVKDLPGVRYTIVRGALDTAGVNNRKQSRSKYGTKRPKK; from the coding sequence ATGCCTACTATTAATCAGTTGATCCGAAAAGGAAGGGAAAAAGTGGTAAATAAGAGCAAATCAAGAGCTCTTCAATCCAATCCTCAGAAGCGTGGAGTATGTACTCGGGTATATACGACTACACCAAAGAAACCAAATTCAGCTTTAAGAAAAGTAGCAAAAGTTAGGTTAACTAACGGTACTGAAGTTATTTGCTATATTCCAGGTGAAGGTCATAATTTACAAGAACACTCCATAGTATTAGTGAGAGGTGGTCGGGTTAAAGACTTACCGGGTGTAAGGTATACCATCGTAAGAGGTGCCTTAGATACAGCTGGGGTTAATAATAGAAAGCAAAGTAGATCAAAATACGGAACGAAACGTCCTAAAAAATAA
- the rpsG gene encoding 30S ribosomal protein S7, with protein sequence MRKSKPKKRILQPDPRFGDVLVTQFVNNLLWQGKKSTAYNIFYDAMDQVEAKMSENPHEVWKKAIANVMPHIEVRPKRIGGATFQIPQEMRPARKLSIGIKWLIKYSRSRAGKGMAEKLASEVIAASKNEGAAVKKKEDTHKMAESNRAFAHFRA encoded by the coding sequence ATGAGAAAAAGTAAACCAAAGAAACGAATTCTTCAACCAGATCCTAGATTTGGAGATGTGTTGGTAACACAATTTGTAAATAATTTATTATGGCAAGGAAAGAAAAGTACTGCCTACAATATATTTTATGATGCAATGGATCAAGTGGAGGCAAAAATGTCTGAAAACCCACATGAAGTTTGGAAAAAAGCTATTGCTAATGTAATGCCGCATATAGAAGTTCGACCTAAGCGTATTGGTGGGGCTACTTTCCAGATTCCTCAGGAAATGAGACCTGCTCGTAAGCTTTCTATAGGTATAAAATGGTTAATTAAATATTCTCGTTCCAGAGCAGGTAAAGGAATGGCTGAGAAATTAGCTTCTGAAGTCATTGCGGCATCAAAAAATGAAGGAGCAGCAGTTAAGAAAAAAGAAGATACACACAAAATGGCAGAATCGAATAGAGCTTTTGCCCATTTTAGAGCATAA
- a CDS encoding GNAT family N-acetyltransferase, whose amino-acid sequence MKVPVFIRKASIQDAKIIFNLVMELAIYENSPLEVHTSELDFHKGLDEGLFYAILAVDEHQQVLGMALYQNYFSTWNGKALYLEDLIVREPFRRYGIGTLLFEAFLKEARLVGAKIVKWQVLDWNELAKGFYRKYNTKFYPGWENGVIYLHQNI is encoded by the coding sequence ATGAAAGTGCCAGTATTTATTAGAAAAGCCAGCATTCAGGACGCTAAAATAATTTTTAATCTTGTTATGGAACTGGCCATTTATGAAAATTCTCCACTGGAAGTCCATACCTCGGAACTCGATTTTCATAAGGGATTGGATGAAGGACTATTTTACGCAATTTTGGCAGTGGATGAACATCAACAAGTCTTAGGAATGGCCTTATATCAAAACTATTTTTCAACCTGGAATGGGAAAGCTCTATACCTCGAAGATCTAATCGTCAGGGAGCCGTTTAGGAGATATGGGATAGGAACATTGCTGTTCGAAGCTTTTCTGAAAGAAGCAAGGTTAGTTGGGGCAAAAATTGTGAAGTGGCAGGTTTTAGATTGGAACGAATTAGCTAAAGGATTTTATAGAAAATATAACACTAAATTCTATCCGGGATGGGAAAATGGGGTTATATATTTACATCAAAATATTTAA
- a CDS encoding sulfatase-like hydrolase/transferase, with protein sequence MKHRFKIRSAHTNKPSSKWRKDYITLIYLTLIFVVVLRIYEYVTALVLFRPAKLFKSELFGLGMDLLLCLGIFAIFAPIYKWLNHFKRRVGPKLFETIVFFLIVCHLLIIEYFFYQLKPLDIFLFSHDASEMAFSINTSGITFYRIISALIVSIGSWTILGYYFRQYPFNILPLNKILYGGIISLIAFVLINLYARLPVAVDLFNNKSYFFYKNVFKSSTSKFFAPPLEELSLKFQHEFPGPEYIDPEYPFLHKFKAVDSLSAYLNLENTPPNVVILLTESLSEYFIHPIRGIHFMPFLDSLSKVSLFWPNFFSLGERSFAANPCLTAAVPYGESGFTLMQIYPYHFSLMNVLKENNYRNTFYYSQGSWFHNKEHYYKFNNIDRIIDKNSFDPDFTKVNVGEEQHFWGYNDIDFFDQYLRYTDSIQRVKRLDVLFTGTSHSPFIVSDPEYYNKRFKQDLEKITDIEDIKHFEKHKRFYLTLYNVDDAYRKLFYKYQQRADYENTLFFITGDHQMSELPIANDIEKYRVPFIVFSPKLKKPQEFKALSTHQDLYETLLSFFKLKYNFNVPEFSTSLGSKITFDTAFNGNRDIVFMNDNRQLVDYYSNGYYLSDENYLFKLYPDMDLKEIYDKNKLDEMRKKLSIYRAASLNASLNFKLMPDALFFNFTQQHIYFNEYRQDTIKSNDLSKNICSISSIQNQPVYADISLHCLSEPEAFPNLKIKWMTNCDSTLEEINLNYPLDKINYQFHLKLNPPITSDSTLKFEIKLINRNNSEYQFSHLKCLVYNVNK encoded by the coding sequence ATGAAACATAGATTTAAGATCAGGTCTGCACATACTAATAAACCTTCTTCCAAATGGAGAAAAGACTATATAACTCTAATTTATTTAACTTTAATATTCGTTGTTGTCCTAAGAATTTATGAATATGTAACTGCTTTAGTCCTCTTTCGCCCAGCCAAATTATTCAAATCAGAACTATTTGGATTAGGAATGGATCTTTTACTTTGTTTAGGTATTTTTGCAATTTTCGCTCCCATTTATAAATGGCTAAACCATTTTAAAAGGAGAGTTGGGCCAAAATTATTTGAAACTATCGTCTTTTTTCTAATTGTTTGCCACCTATTAATTATTGAATATTTTTTCTATCAACTCAAACCACTAGATATATTTTTATTTAGTCATGATGCCAGTGAAATGGCTTTTTCCATCAATACTTCCGGTATTACCTTTTATAGAATCATCAGTGCTTTGATCGTTTCTATTGGTTCCTGGACCATACTTGGTTATTATTTTAGGCAATATCCCTTCAATATTTTGCCATTAAACAAAATACTATATGGTGGAATAATCAGCCTTATAGCTTTTGTTTTAATCAACTTGTATGCTCGCTTACCTGTGGCAGTTGACTTATTCAATAATAAATCTTACTTTTTTTATAAAAACGTCTTTAAATCAAGTACTTCAAAATTCTTTGCACCGCCTTTAGAAGAACTCTCCTTGAAATTTCAACATGAATTTCCTGGGCCTGAATACATCGACCCGGAATATCCCTTTCTTCATAAATTCAAAGCCGTTGATTCTTTAAGTGCCTATTTGAATTTAGAAAATACCCCGCCAAATGTAGTCATCCTTTTAACAGAAAGTCTTTCAGAATACTTTATCCACCCAATTAGAGGGATTCATTTTATGCCATTTTTGGATAGTTTGTCCAAAGTTAGTTTGTTTTGGCCCAATTTTTTTTCTTTAGGAGAGCGTTCATTTGCTGCAAACCCATGCTTAACAGCTGCTGTACCTTACGGAGAAAGTGGTTTTACATTGATGCAAATATACCCCTATCATTTTTCCTTAATGAATGTTCTGAAGGAAAATAATTATCGAAATACTTTCTATTATAGTCAGGGTTCATGGTTTCACAACAAGGAACATTATTATAAATTCAACAATATTGACAGAATTATTGACAAGAATTCATTTGACCCCGACTTCACAAAAGTTAATGTGGGCGAAGAACAACATTTCTGGGGATACAATGACATTGATTTTTTTGATCAATATTTACGGTATACCGACAGTATCCAGCGTGTTAAAAGGTTGGATGTCCTCTTCACCGGAACGAGTCACTCACCTTTTATTGTAAGTGATCCGGAATACTATAATAAGCGCTTCAAACAAGATCTTGAGAAAATTACTGATATTGAAGATATTAAACATTTTGAAAAACATAAACGATTCTATTTGACACTCTACAATGTAGATGATGCTTATAGAAAATTATTTTACAAATACCAACAAAGAGCTGATTATGAAAATACACTCTTTTTTATCACAGGTGATCATCAAATGTCAGAACTTCCTATTGCCAACGATATTGAAAAATACAGAGTTCCATTTATCGTTTTTTCTCCAAAATTAAAAAAACCTCAAGAATTTAAAGCCCTAAGTACGCACCAAGATTTATATGAAACGTTACTTTCCTTTTTTAAACTGAAATATAATTTCAACGTTCCAGAATTTTCAACCTCTCTTGGATCCAAAATTACATTTGATACTGCTTTCAATGGAAATCGAGATATCGTATTTATGAATGACAATCGTCAATTGGTAGATTACTATTCTAATGGATATTATTTATCAGATGAGAATTATCTTTTTAAATTATATCCAGATATGGATTTAAAGGAAATATATGATAAAAATAAATTAGACGAAATGCGAAAGAAATTGAGTATATATCGTGCTGCAAGTCTAAATGCCTCCTTGAATTTCAAACTCATGCCGGACGCCTTATTTTTTAATTTCACACAACAACACATTTATTTTAATGAATATAGACAAGACACCATAAAATCAAATGACCTTTCTAAAAATATCTGCTCCATTTCTTCGATACAAAATCAACCCGTTTATGCGGATATATCACTCCATTGTTTGAGCGAACCTGAAGCATTTCCAAATCTTAAAATTAAATGGATGACAAATTGTGATAGTACTTTGGAGGAAATTAATTTGAATTATCCTTTAGATAAAATAAACTATCAATTTCACTTAAAACTTAACCCTCCAATTACTAGTGACAGCACCTTGAAATTTGAAATAAAACTCATAAACAGAAATAATTCTGAATATCAATTTTCACATCTTAAATGTTTGGTCTATAATGTCAACAAATAA